TAGCCTGCTTTGGCAGCGACATTGTCCAATGCTAAAGGCTGGTCTAAATGACTTTCTAGCCAGCTAAGCAAATCACGAATGATACTGGCTTGATCCATAGATCTTCCTCGTAAAGCGGCCTAAATTTAGGGTATTAGTGATATGAGATAATAGCTCTGGCGCATAGTAGCAACTTTTTATGCTCCCGACTGCTTAAGAATTTACTGGCATTGTGTGCTAAAAATGTAGCTGAGATTGATAAAATGACTTTTTCACCAATATTTTATTATTGGTTAAAATATTTAACGTTGGATAAGGTTATTCAACGGTATGGAGTAAGTGTATGAAAAAAAATTGGATATTCCTTGGTTGCATACTTTCTTTCGGGGCAATAACGGCTCATGCGGAAGAAATTGGCTCTGTTGATACGGTATTTAAACTCTTGGGGCCTGACCATAAAATTGTGGTTGAAGCCTTCGATGATCCTGATGTTAAAAATGTAACTTGTTATATCAGTCGGGCAAAAACCGGTGGTATCAAAGGGGGATTAGGGTTGGCGGAGGATACTTCAGATGCGGCTATTTCCTGCCAACAAGTGGGGCCAATTGAGTTAAGTGACAAAATTAAGAATAGAAAATCCGATGGGACCGTGGTTTTTCAGAAGCGAACTTCATTGGTATTTAAAAAGCTACAGGTAGTGCGTTTCTACGATCCGAAACGTAATACCTTAATCTACCTGACTTATTCAGATAGAGTTGTCGACGGTTCGCCGAAAAACGCGATAAGCGCAGTGCCAATTATGCCGTGGCAATAAAGGTGTTTGGCTGGATATGAAGTGTGAATAAAAAAGCCAGCATTTGAATGCTGGCTTTTTCGTAGACGAGTCAGAGAGTTACTCTTCCAGGTCACCACAGAAACGATAACCTTCACCGTGGATAGTGGCGATGATTTCTGGGGTGTCCGGCGTCGATTCGAAATGCTTACGAATACGGCGGATGGTCACGTCAACAGTACGGTCATGTGGCTTCAGCTCACGACCGGTCATTTTCTTCAGTAATTCGCCACGGGATTGGATTTTGCCCGGGTTTTCACAGAAGTGCAGCATGGCGCGGAACTCACTACGTGGCAGCTTATAATGCTCGCCCGCAGGGCTTATCAATGAGCGGCTATTGA
The sequence above is drawn from the Yersinia enterocolitica subsp. enterocolitica genome and encodes:
- the creA gene encoding protein CreA gives rise to the protein MKKNWIFLGCILSFGAITAHAEEIGSVDTVFKLLGPDHKIVVEAFDDPDVKNVTCYISRAKTGGIKGGLGLAEDTSDAAISCQQVGPIELSDKIKNRKSDGTVVFQKRTSLVFKKLQVVRFYDPKRNTLIYLTYSDRVVDGSPKNAISAVPIMPWQ